The Streptomyces sp. NBC_00483 genome contains the following window.
GAGGCCGGAGTCGACGTTCGGGGCGGGCCAGAAGACGTTGCGGCCGATCCGGCCGGCGAGTTTGACCTCCGCGTACCAGTTGGCTTTCACGGACGGGACGCCGTAGACGCGGGAGCCGGGCCCTGCGGCGAGCCGGTCGGCGACCTCGGCCTGCACCATCACGAGGGTCCGCTCGATGGTCGGGAAGTTCTCCAGCATGTGGAGCAGGACGGGGACCGCGACGTTGTACGGAAGGTTCGCGACGAGGGCGGTGGGGGCCGGGCCGGGAAGCTCGGTGACCTGCATCGCGTCGATGTTGACGAGGTCGAAGGCGTCCTTCTTGGCCGGAAGGCGGGCCGCGATGGTGGCGGGCAGGGCCGCGGCCAGTACGTCGTCGATCTCCACGGCCGTGACGTGGCGGGCCGCTTCGAGGAGGGCGAGGGTGAGCGAGCCGAGGCCGGGTCCGACCTCCACGACGGCGTCGTCCTCGGTCACTTCCGCGGTGCGGACGATGCGGCGGACGGTGTTGGCGTCGATCACGAAGTTCTGGCCGCGCTGCTTGGTCGGCCGGACGTTCAGCGCCGCGGCGAGTTCGCGGATGTCCGCGGCGCCGAGGAGGGGGCCCTGGGGGTCACTGGTGCTCACCGTTCAAGGGTAGCTGTGCCGGGGTGGGGCCCTTCGCCCGTGTTGCGCGGCACCGGGGTCTTACCGTGCCGTGGTCGGCGCCTCCCGTCCTGGTTGCGCGGCACCGGTGCCTTCCGGCTGCGCCGGTGCCCGGCCATCTCCCACCCTCCCGCCCCCTCCGGGGGCTTCGGCCCGTCCCGGGGCCCGGTCGCTGTGCCGGGGCGGGGCCCGCCGTAAGAGGTGCGCGGCACCGGGGTGCCGCCTTGCCCACCCTGCCGCCCCAGGCGGCAGATTGCCCAAGGCGGGTGCGGTCGACCGCAACGGGTGGGGGACCGTCCCAGGCGGCAGATTGCCCAAGGCGGGTGCGGTCGACCGCAACGGGTGGGGGACCGTCCCAGGCGGCAGATTGCCCAAGGCGGGTGCGGTCGACCGCAACGGGTGGGGGACCGCCCCAGGCGGCAGATTGCCCAAGGCGGGTGCGGTCGACCGCAACGGGTGGGGGACCGCCCCAGGCGGCGGATTGCCCAAGGCGATGGCGGTCGACCGCAACGGGTGGGGAACCGTCCCAGGCGGCGGATGGCCCAAGGCGGGTGCGGTTGACCGCAGGGGGTGGGGAGCCGTGGTTGCCGGCGGATCGCCCAAGGTGGTGGCGGCACCCCGTGCGGCCTACGCCCCCGGAGGGGGCGGGTGGGTGGGAAATGGGCGGGAGCCGGGCCATTGCCTGCGGGTGGGCAATTCAAGCCCCTGCGGCGCTTGAGCAGCGGGGTCCGGGGCGGAGCCCCGAGGCCGTAACCCCCGTGCCGCCACCGCTAGAGACGCGCCCCGCAGTGGGGCCAGGGGGAGGCCCCACGGCTGACGTAAAGCCGCTTCGCCCGGTACGTCTGCTCCGCGGCAGGCGCGTCCTGGGGGCGCCCCGAGCCGCCGAGGCTCTGCCACGTCTGCGTGTCGAACTGGTAGAGGCCCCCGTAGGTGCCGGTCGCGTCCGTGGCTCCCGGCCGACCGCCCGACTCACACGCCGCGAGCCCGGACCAGTTGAGGGAGTCCGCCCCGGCCACGGACGTCGGCATCGGCTTCGTACCCACCCTGACCTGCTGCGTACGCGGCTCCCGCACGACCTCCTGCCGCACGCGCCGCGGCTTCCCCCGGACCCCGTTGACGGTCCGCACCGAGTACGTGACCCGCTTCATGCCGGGCTCACCGGCCTGCGTGACGACCTCCGTGCCCTGGAACTGCGAGGCGTCCTCCGTGCGCTCGGTCGCGTAGGGGATCGGTTCCTCGCGGACCTCCTTCTCCCCCGTCACCCGCATCACCGTGATGACCTGCCCATCGCGCGGGAAGCTGCTCTGCGGCACCGACGTGGTGTCCTGCCCGCGCAGCGTGACGCCCGCGTCCTCGACGGCCCCGCCCACGGTCGCCGCGTTCGTGCGGATGGTGCGGCGGTTGCCGTCGGCCATGATCGTGACGCTGCGTTCGGTGCGTACGTCGAGGTCGAGTCCGTGGCGGGCGATGCGCTGGGAGCGGGAGGCCGAGACGTAGGCGCCCTCCGCCCGCACCCCGAGCTGTCTGAGCGCCCCGTGCACGGTCCGCTCCGTCGTCCACACCTCGCGGCGTTGCCCGTCGAGGGTGAGCCGGACGGGGCGCCCGTACCGGACCGCGACCTCGTCCCCGCTGGCCAGATCGGCCGTCTCGCCGGGCGCCACGACGTCGTGGTCGCCGACGTCCACGCCCTCCTCGGCGAGGAGTTCGGTGACGTCGTCGGCGAAGGTGTGCAGGGTGCGCTCCTTGCCGTCGACGCTGAGGTGGATCGCCTTGTCGTCGGCGACGAAGGCGGACGTGCCGCCCGCGAGGAACGCGACGACCAGCGCCTGCGGCAGCAGCCTGCGCAGCGACTCGGGGCGCTGCGCCACCTTCTTGCGGCGTGCGGCACGCCGCGCGGCGGCCCGCCCGCCGGTCGGCGCGGCGGCAGGGGCGGGAGCGGAGGCGGAGGCGGGGACCTGGGTCCCCTCCTCGTAGGCCTCGTAGGCCTCGTACGCCCCGCGCTCCCCATACGTCTCGTACCGCTCGTACGGCTCGTACGTCTCGTACCGCTCGTACGTCTCCTGCGGCGTAATGCTCACGACGACGCTCCAGGCCACTCACAGGTGTCCGGTCCCCGGTGAGGGGCGGATCGGGCCAGCAGAACCTAGCGGAGCGTCGGTCACTCTCCAAAGCACCCCGACTACTCTGCGTGGCTACTTTGCCCGAAGGTGAGCGGACGCGAGCGCCCGTGACCGTTATCGCTCAGTAATCGAAGGCACGCGCGGTGTTGGCGGAGACCGACGTCGCGAGGGCTCCCTCCGTGACGCCCTTGACCTCGGCCATGGCGCGCAGCGTGACCGGAATGAGATACGGGGCATTAGGCCGACCGCGGTACGGGGCGGGCGTGAGGAAGGGCGCGTCGGTCTCGACCAGGACCAGCTCCCGCGGGGCCACCGCGAGCGCGTCGCGCAGCGGCTGCGCGTTCTTGAACGTCACGTTTCCCGCGAACGACATGAAGTAGCCGTTCTCCGCGCAGATTTGGGCCATGTCCGCGTCGCCGGAGTAGCAGTGGAAGACGGTGCGCTCGGGCGCGCCCTCCTCCTTCAGGACGCGTAGCACATCAGCGTGGGCCTCACGGTCGTGGATGACCAGCGCCTTGCCGTGCCGCTTGGCGATCTCGATGTGGGCGCGGAAGGAACGCTCCTGCGCGGCCTTGCCCTCGGGGCCCGTACGGAAGTAGTCGAGACCGGTCTCGCCGACGCCCTTCACGTGCGGGAGGGCGGCGAGCCGGTCGATCTCGGCGAGGGCCTCGTCCAGGCCCGCGTCACCGAGCGGTTCCCTGGCCCCCTGCCGGGACCATCCCGCCCGTCTCCCACCACCACCCTTGTCCGAGGCCCCTTCGGGGCCGCCCCTCTCGATGGGGTCGCCGTGCACGATGCGCGGCGCCTCGTTGGGGTGCAGGG
Protein-coding sequences here:
- a CDS encoding ubiquitin-like domain-containing protein, translated to MSITPQETYERYETYEPYERYETYGERGAYEAYEAYEEGTQVPASASAPAPAAAPTGGRAAARRAARRKKVAQRPESLRRLLPQALVVAFLAGGTSAFVADDKAIHLSVDGKERTLHTFADDVTELLAEEGVDVGDHDVVAPGETADLASGDEVAVRYGRPVRLTLDGQRREVWTTERTVHGALRQLGVRAEGAYVSASRSQRIARHGLDLDVRTERSVTIMADGNRRTIRTNAATVGGAVEDAGVTLRGQDTTSVPQSSFPRDGQVITVMRVTGEKEVREEPIPYATERTEDASQFQGTEVVTQAGEPGMKRVTYSVRTVNGVRGKPRRVRQEVVREPRTQQVRVGTKPMPTSVAGADSLNWSGLAACESGGRPGATDATGTYGGLYQFDTQTWQSLGGSGRPQDAPAAEQTYRAKRLYVSRGASPWPHCGARL
- a CDS encoding TatD family hydrolase; its protein translation is MSPSTKDVTPPPLPAPLEIEVADSHTHLDMQEGTVEEGLAKAASVGVTTVVQVGCDLAGSRWAASVAEEHACVHATVALHPNEAPRIVHGDPIERGGPEGASDKGGGGRRAGWSRQGAREPLGDAGLDEALAEIDRLAALPHVKGVGETGLDYFRTGPEGKAAQERSFRAHIEIAKRHGKALVIHDREAHADVLRVLKEEGAPERTVFHCYSGDADMAQICAENGYFMSFAGNVTFKNAQPLRDALAVAPRELVLVETDAPFLTPAPYRGRPNAPYLIPVTLRAMAEVKGVTEGALATSVSANTARAFDY
- the rsmA gene encoding 16S rRNA (adenine(1518)-N(6)/adenine(1519)-N(6))-dimethyltransferase RsmA, with the translated sequence MSTSDPQGPLLGAADIRELAAALNVRPTKQRGQNFVIDANTVRRIVRTAEVTEDDAVVEVGPGLGSLTLALLEAARHVTAVEIDDVLAAALPATIAARLPAKKDAFDLVNIDAMQVTELPGPAPTALVANLPYNVAVPVLLHMLENFPTIERTLVMVQAEVADRLAAGPGSRVYGVPSVKANWYAEVKLAGRIGRNVFWPAPNVDSGLVSLVRRTEPIPTTASRQEVFAVVDAAFAQRRKTLRAALAGWAGSAQAAEEALVAAGVSPQARGEALTVHEFARIAEAKQQ